A genomic region of Bactrocera dorsalis isolate Fly_Bdor chromosome 3, ASM2337382v1, whole genome shotgun sequence contains the following coding sequences:
- the LOC105227811 gene encoding E3 ubiquitin-protein ligase RNF25 — MDALIDEVESLEAILMDDVKITRNSESGLPELIETTVFPQVGDDAEQYICVTLQVSPSSDYPETSPHYKLLRPRGLDDERLEEIKHACNEKLEESVGFPVVFDLIEVVREHLTGSNLPSGQCVVCLYGFSDGDEFTRTECFHYLHSYCLGRHLNSLRRTYKEEYDKLPSWLQKTVDPFQALCPVCREPIKDEEDSLRCAMPPSELEKAPEFKLTHELRDLQQRMSALFLKQKNKGGIIDVDAESGTVISIESEDEIRMRLQSKKTFDDKSNTENISAEKDVLNIEGSGAVGGRKNISTKSLFSDQREPTCSKSSGTTSCETVTHDTNRMSSEPTNNNYHHNRRHYRGGRRHQQHHHHYRGERERDRDRGSENGGPNANASSSTGGKQAKAQMTNNIHGR; from the exons ATGGATGC GTTAATAGATGAAGTAGAATCTCTAGAAGCTATATTAATGGATGATGTGAAAATAACAAGGAATTCAGAAAG cGGTCTGCCAGAACTTATTGAAACTACTGTATTTCCCCAAGTTGGAGACGACGCTGAACAATACATCTGTGTGACACTTCAAGTTAGCCCATCATCGGATTATCCTGAAACAAGTCCCCATTATAAACTATTAAGGCCACGAGGCTTAGATGATGAACGTTTGGAAGAAATTAAACATGCATGTAACGAAAAATTGGAAGAATCTGTTGGTTTTCCGgtagtttttgatttaattgaAGTTGTTCGGGAGCATTTAACTGGAAGTAACTTACCCAGTGGGCAATGCGTTGTTTGTCTATATGGATTTAGTGACGGTGATGAATTTACTCGCACAGAATGTTTTCATTACTTACATAGTTATTGTTTGGGACGACATTTAAATTCATTACGACGAACATATAAAGAAGAATACGACAAGTTGCCAAGTTGGCTCCAAAAAACTGTCGATCCATTTCAAGCTCTATGTCCCGTATGCAGAGAGCCCATTAAAGATGAAGAGGATAGTTTGCGTTGTGCCATGCCTCCATCGGAATTGGAAAAAGCCCCGGAATTCAAGTTAACACACGAACTTCGGGATCTTCAACAACGCATGTCGgctttatttttaaagcaaaaaaataaaggtGGGATTATAGACGTAGATGCGGAAAGTGGAACAGTGATATCTATCGAAAGTGAGGACGAGATTAGAATGCGAttacaaagtaaaaaaacatttgaCGATAAAAGTAACACTGAGAACATTTCTGCAGAAAAAGATGTACTAAACATTGAAGGAAGTGGAGCCGTTGGAGGGCGTAAGAATATTTCTACAAAATCATTGTTTTCTGATCAAAGG GAACCAACTTGTTCTAAATCTTCAGGCACTACAAGTTGTGAAACCGTTACCCATGACACAAATAGAATGAGTAGTGAACCCACTAACAACAATTATCATCACAATCGCCGCCATTATAGAGGTGGTAGGCGTCATCAGCAACATCACCACCATTATCGTGGTGAACGGGAACGAGACCGTGATCGAGGCAGTGAAAACGGTGGGCCTAATGCTAACGCATCTTCATCCACTGGTGGTAAACAGGCAAAGGCTCAGATGACCAACAATATCCATGGCAGGTGA